A window from Primulina eburnea isolate SZY01 chromosome 2, ASM2296580v1, whole genome shotgun sequence encodes these proteins:
- the LOC140817937 gene encoding transcription factor LHW-like isoform X2: MRISSLRSFLQSLCCNSPWQYATFWKLKYQPEMVLTWEDGFCDVTKQRDSVVPMQDFYFDSSDDVLCSNFNSRLLDGSLGECPIGLSVAEMSSASHVFGKGVVGVAAFTGVPRWIYSDNIVADVFDSVFSAEYPDEWLLQFVAGIKTILLLPVIPHGVLQLGSVETVAEDAVLVSFVRQNFDSYKRCERDDAVSPLQKFSLMPTDLENLEESSIITTNNRNEDQKTIHSNGSEACNIFVADQMVVPAFIVQDLCNPFIAGLANSYGNPIDKESGLQSLGRLTCEDDKSEVSESVLFKPYSLNEKVRPFPLCDNFQWMKHGEFVNDLGDFYFEEGSIEPNSISNDFVYDSETGGTLLSISNEYEMQKAFGPAVVGYCDHIYDPPISGHDALWSSTNDRDLTYWMDLFESAASIQKDDEMEYLVEIVAADAYSSTDDNSPNQPNPATALKMSPGKVFTSSPTMCNKLNRNASGEGNTASFSFFTSAFVDTGVNTKSGVSPSASSSGSTMTALIDKQQLRKVNRFVNQRKGSRLSSTHKRNLCTANNQRPRPRDRQLIQDRIKELRDLVPNSDKATNPNTTITSEVNPVHQNGTSWAVELGNEHNQCPIIVKDLDNPGEMLIEMLCTDHGRFLEIADVIQRLQLTILKAVMEKCSENSWAHFIVEATGSFQRLDIFWPLMKLMQHPVPIGNRTNV; the protein is encoded by the exons ATGAGGATTAGTTCCTTGAGGTCGTTTCTCCAAAGCCTTTGCTGCAATTCTCCATGGCAATATGCGACGTTCTGGAAACTTAAGTACCAACCTGAAAT GGTTTTGACATGGGAAGATGGCTTCTGTGACGTCACGAAACAAAGAGATTCCGTGGTGCCAATGCAAGATTTCTACTTTGACAGCTCGGATGATGTACTGTGCTCCAATTTTAATTCAAGATTACTTGATGGATCTCTCGGTGAATGTCCAATCGGACTTTCAGTGGCTGAAATGTCTAGTGCATCTCATGTTTTTGGGAAGGG GGTTGTTGGTGTAGCAGCTTTTACTGGAGTTCCTCGATGGATCTACTCTGACAATATAGTAgctgatgtgtttgattctGTTTTTTCTGCGGAG TATCCGGATGAATGGCTGCTCCAGTTTGTAGCTGGTATAAAG ACAATATTGCTTTTGCCGGTTATTCCACATGGAGTTCTGCAGCTAGGATCTGTGGAAACG GTAGCTGAAGATGCTGTGCTGGTTTCCTTTGTCCGACAAAACTTCGATTCCTACAAAAGATGTGAGAGAGATGATGCCGTATCTCCACTTCAGAAATTTTCTCTCATGCCTACTGACCTAGAGAATCTCGAGGAGTCATCAATCATTACTACGAATAATAGAAACGAAGACCAAAAAACCATCCATTCCAATGGTTCAGAAGCTTGCAACATATTTGTTGCAGATCAGATGGTGGTGCCAGCATTCATTgttcaagatttgtgtaacccATTTATAGCTGGTCTGGCAAATTCTTATGGAAATCCGATTGATAAAGAAAGTGGCTTGCAGTCATTGGGTCGTCTAACATGTGAAGACGACAAATCTGAGGTATCAGAAAGTGTCCTTTTTAAACCTTATTCTCTCAATGAAAAGGTGAGGCCCTTTCCTCTTTGTGATAATTTCCAATGGATGAAGCATGGTGAATTTGTAAATGATCTGGGTGATTTTTACTTTGAGGAAGGTTCAATAGAACCAAATTCTATCAGCAATGACTTTGTCTATGATTCTGAAACCGGAGGTACTcttctgagcatctctaatgaATATGAAATGCAAAAAGCATTTGGACCAGCTGTAGTGGGTTACTGCGATCATATATATGACCCCCCTATCTCAGGTCACGATGCACTTTGGAGTTCAACCAATGATAGAGATCTCACCTATTGGATGGATTTGTTCGAATCTGCTGCATCCATACAGAAAGATGATGAAATGGAGTACCTCGTAGAAATTGTTGCTGCTGATGCTTATAGCAGTACTGATGATAATTCTCCGAATCAACCCAATCCTGCTACGGCATTAAAGATGTCTCCTGGAAAAGTTTTTACTTCCTCTCCTACAATGTGTAATAAACTCAATCGAAATGCCTCAGGTGAAGGCAATACAGCTTCTTTCAGCTTCTTTACATCAGCTTTTGTTGATACGGGAGTAAATACAAAGTCTGGCGTGTCTCCCTCGGCATCATCAAGCGGAAGCACAATGACTGCATTAATTGATAAGCAGCAGCTGAGAAAAGTAAACCGTTTCGTGAACCAAAGGAAAGGATCTAGGTTGTCAAGTACCCACAAAAGAAACCTATGTACTGCAAATAATCAGAGGCCTCGGCCACGGGATAGACAATTAATCCAGGACCGTATTAAGGAGCTACGAGATCTTGTCCCGAACAGTGATAAA GCTACCAACCCCAACACAACAATTACATCTGAAGTAAACCCTGTTCATCAAAATGGGACAAGTTGGGCAGTAGAATTAGGAAATGAGCACAATCAATGCCCAATAATTGTTAAAGATCTCGACAATCCTGGAGAAATGCTTATCGAG ATGCTGTGTACTGACCACGGACGGTTCCTGGAAATTGCTGATGTCATTCAGCGTTTACAATTAACCATCCTGAAGGCTGTCATGGAGAAATGTTCTGAAAATTCGTGGGCGCACTTCATTGTCGAG GCTACAGGGAGCTTCCAACGATTGGACATCTTCTGGCCTCTGATGAAACTTATGCAACATCCTGTGCCAATTGGAAATAGAACAAACGTTTGA
- the LOC140817937 gene encoding transcription factor LHW-like isoform X1 has protein sequence MRISSLRSFLQSLCCNSPWQYATFWKLKYQPEMVLTWEDGFCDVTKQRDSVVPMQDFYFDSSDDVLCSNFNSRLLDGSLGECPIGLSVAEMSSASHVFGKGVVGVAAFTGVPRWIYSDNIVADVFDSVFSAEYPDEWLLQFVAGIKTILLLPVIPHGVLQLGSVETVAEDAVLVSFVRQNFDSYKRCERDDAVSPLQKFSLMPTDLENLEESSIITTNNRNEDQKTIHSNGSEACNIFVADQMVVPAFIVQDLCNPFIAGLANSYGNPIDKESGLQSLGRLTCEDDKSEVSESVLFKPYSLNEKVRPFPLCDNFQWMKHGEFVNDLGDFYFEEGSIEPNSISNDFVYDSETGGTLLSISNEYEMQKAFGPAVVGYCDHIYDPPISGHDALWSSTNDRDLTYWMDLFESAASIQKDDEMEYLVEIVAADAYSSTDDNSPNQPNPATALKMSPGKVFTSSPTMCNKLNRNASGEGNTASFSFFTSAFVDTGVNTKSGVSPSASSSGSTMTALIDKQQLRKVNRFVNQRKGSRLSSTHKRNLCTANNQRPRPRDRQLIQDRIKELRDLVPNSDKCSIDGLLDKTIKHMLFLKDVTNQADKLRHQVLKEATNPNTTITSEVNPVHQNGTSWAVELGNEHNQCPIIVKDLDNPGEMLIEMLCTDHGRFLEIADVIQRLQLTILKAVMEKCSENSWAHFIVEATGSFQRLDIFWPLMKLMQHPVPIGNRTNV, from the exons ATGAGGATTAGTTCCTTGAGGTCGTTTCTCCAAAGCCTTTGCTGCAATTCTCCATGGCAATATGCGACGTTCTGGAAACTTAAGTACCAACCTGAAAT GGTTTTGACATGGGAAGATGGCTTCTGTGACGTCACGAAACAAAGAGATTCCGTGGTGCCAATGCAAGATTTCTACTTTGACAGCTCGGATGATGTACTGTGCTCCAATTTTAATTCAAGATTACTTGATGGATCTCTCGGTGAATGTCCAATCGGACTTTCAGTGGCTGAAATGTCTAGTGCATCTCATGTTTTTGGGAAGGG GGTTGTTGGTGTAGCAGCTTTTACTGGAGTTCCTCGATGGATCTACTCTGACAATATAGTAgctgatgtgtttgattctGTTTTTTCTGCGGAG TATCCGGATGAATGGCTGCTCCAGTTTGTAGCTGGTATAAAG ACAATATTGCTTTTGCCGGTTATTCCACATGGAGTTCTGCAGCTAGGATCTGTGGAAACG GTAGCTGAAGATGCTGTGCTGGTTTCCTTTGTCCGACAAAACTTCGATTCCTACAAAAGATGTGAGAGAGATGATGCCGTATCTCCACTTCAGAAATTTTCTCTCATGCCTACTGACCTAGAGAATCTCGAGGAGTCATCAATCATTACTACGAATAATAGAAACGAAGACCAAAAAACCATCCATTCCAATGGTTCAGAAGCTTGCAACATATTTGTTGCAGATCAGATGGTGGTGCCAGCATTCATTgttcaagatttgtgtaacccATTTATAGCTGGTCTGGCAAATTCTTATGGAAATCCGATTGATAAAGAAAGTGGCTTGCAGTCATTGGGTCGTCTAACATGTGAAGACGACAAATCTGAGGTATCAGAAAGTGTCCTTTTTAAACCTTATTCTCTCAATGAAAAGGTGAGGCCCTTTCCTCTTTGTGATAATTTCCAATGGATGAAGCATGGTGAATTTGTAAATGATCTGGGTGATTTTTACTTTGAGGAAGGTTCAATAGAACCAAATTCTATCAGCAATGACTTTGTCTATGATTCTGAAACCGGAGGTACTcttctgagcatctctaatgaATATGAAATGCAAAAAGCATTTGGACCAGCTGTAGTGGGTTACTGCGATCATATATATGACCCCCCTATCTCAGGTCACGATGCACTTTGGAGTTCAACCAATGATAGAGATCTCACCTATTGGATGGATTTGTTCGAATCTGCTGCATCCATACAGAAAGATGATGAAATGGAGTACCTCGTAGAAATTGTTGCTGCTGATGCTTATAGCAGTACTGATGATAATTCTCCGAATCAACCCAATCCTGCTACGGCATTAAAGATGTCTCCTGGAAAAGTTTTTACTTCCTCTCCTACAATGTGTAATAAACTCAATCGAAATGCCTCAGGTGAAGGCAATACAGCTTCTTTCAGCTTCTTTACATCAGCTTTTGTTGATACGGGAGTAAATACAAAGTCTGGCGTGTCTCCCTCGGCATCATCAAGCGGAAGCACAATGACTGCATTAATTGATAAGCAGCAGCTGAGAAAAGTAAACCGTTTCGTGAACCAAAGGAAAGGATCTAGGTTGTCAAGTACCCACAAAAGAAACCTATGTACTGCAAATAATCAGAGGCCTCGGCCACGGGATAGACAATTAATCCAGGACCGTATTAAGGAGCTACGAGATCTTGTCCCGAACAGTGATAAA TGTAGCATTGATGGACTCCTAGATAAGACCATAAAGCACATGCTTTTTTTGAAGGATGTAACTAATCAAGCTGATAAACTGCGACATCAGGTCCTGAAAGAG GCTACCAACCCCAACACAACAATTACATCTGAAGTAAACCCTGTTCATCAAAATGGGACAAGTTGGGCAGTAGAATTAGGAAATGAGCACAATCAATGCCCAATAATTGTTAAAGATCTCGACAATCCTGGAGAAATGCTTATCGAG ATGCTGTGTACTGACCACGGACGGTTCCTGGAAATTGCTGATGTCATTCAGCGTTTACAATTAACCATCCTGAAGGCTGTCATGGAGAAATGTTCTGAAAATTCGTGGGCGCACTTCATTGTCGAG GCTACAGGGAGCTTCCAACGATTGGACATCTTCTGGCCTCTGATGAAACTTATGCAACATCCTGTGCCAATTGGAAATAGAACAAACGTTTGA
- the LOC140824459 gene encoding CASP-like protein 5B2, producing the protein MKDLFGSPGTVSGLLLRTGQCLFAAGSIGAMVSALGFSNFTAYCYLVASMGLQVLWSFGLACLDMYALRIKRDLNRPVLVSLFVVGDWVTATLSLAAACSSSGIAVLYAKDLKVCTGPTHLPCNRFELSIALAFITWFLVAVSSYVMFWISASV; encoded by the exons ATGAAGGATTTGTTTGGAAGTCCAGGAACTGTGAGTGGCTTGCTGTTAAGAACTGGGCAGTGTTTATTTGCAGCTGGCTCCATTGGAGCTATGGTTTCAGCTCTTGGGTTTTCTAACTTCACAGCTTATTG CTACCTTGTTGCTTCGATGGGGCTTCAAGTTTTATGGAGCTTTGGACTTGCATGTCTTGATATGTATGCTTTGCGGATAAAAAGAGACCTCAATAGACCAGTTCTAGTGAGCCTGTTTGTTGTTGGTGATTGG GTAACAGCAACATTATCACTTGCTGCTGCGTGCTCATCATCAGGGATTGCAGTTTTATATGCAAAAGACTTGAAGGTTTGTACTGGTCCGACACATCTTCCATGTAACAGATTCGAGCTCTCTATAGCTCTAGCATTTATCACATGGTTCCTTGTTGCAGTGTCATCTTATGTAATGTTTTGGATATCGGCTTCAGtttaa
- the LOC140817954 gene encoding PRA1 family protein A1-like: protein MDWGNVSTEDLIEALREVDCSSPPRPVSEFFARFTVPRSYAKWNSRLKCNLYYYRTNYFIMIVFILGLGFLRRPLAIVAALMTALSIAFLNDSFAGTFSEKVTRTARKFSPHLAAKMRPPLTPVIRGRPSAKRAIHVCGQPRCVFVLLSSVVGFILWFVSCGLLTLLWALAIGLLATLIHASFRTPNLKARLNTFREEFRSVWRNYSEL from the exons ATGGATTGGGGAAACGTCTCGACGGAGGATCTGATCGAGGCTCTGCGAGAAGTGGATTGTTCGTCGCCTCCGCGTCCTGTTTCAGAATTCTTCGCCCGATTCACTGTCCCGCGTTCTTATGCTAAATGGAACAGTCGTCTCAAATGCAATCTATATTA ctACCGGACCAATTATttcataatgattgtcttcattctTG GGTTGGGATTTCTTCGGAGACCACTTGCTATTGTAGCTGCATTAATGACAGCACTGAGCATTGCGTTTCTGAATGATAG CTTTGCAGGTACTTTCAGTGAAAAGGTCACGAGAACTGCCAGGAAGTTTTCTCCACATTTAGCTGCCAAAATGAGACCTCCACTTAC GCCTGTAATTCGTGGGCGACCATCTGCAAAAAGAGCAATTCATGTATGTGGACAACCTCGTTGTGTATTTGTCTTGTTATCTTCTGTGG TTGGTTTCATCCTCTGGTTTGTTTCTTGTGGCCTTCTTACTCTCTTGTGGGCACTCGCCATTGGGCTTCTTG CCACCCTCATTCATGCAAGCTTTAGAACACCAAATCTGAAAGCTCGTCTGAACACATTCCGTGAGGAATTCCGTTCAGTTTGGCGCAACTATAGCGAGCTGTAG
- the LOC140817963 gene encoding protein RETICULATA, chloroplastic-like — MAGCSSSARIARFKDLQHEILLSRCFGASSLMFENVRNFNVDGFRTNGNLLCNNKRQRLVIVNASNREVDPQPVVVVTTKTEARGGDYVVKDVRIGEKNYVSTPDSNGGGDFIDGSGGNGNGNGKFSGGGGDNNGGDNEEQEFGPILKFEEVILEAEAQRISLPADMLEAAKTAGLRKVFLLRYLDLQGSTGLLGFLTRSSAWLRNRMLADPSFLFKIGTEIVIDSCCATFAEVKKRGKDFWAEFELYAADLLVGVVVNVALVGMLAPYARIGSPSVSQGYLGHMKRAYGALPSSVFEAERPGSTFTINQRIATYFYKGIMYGLVGFGCGIIGQGIANLIMSAKRSIRKSDDDIPVPPLLKSAALWGVFLAVSSNTRYQIINGLERIVEASPMAKQVPPVALAFTVGVRFANNVYGGMQFVDWARWSGVQ; from the exons ATGGCGGGCTGTTCTTCAAGTGCTAGAATTGCCCGTTTCAAGGATTTGCAGCATGAGATACTATTGTCCAGGTGTTTTGGGGCTTCAAGTTTGATGTTTGAAAATGTTCGAAATTTCAATGTTGACGGGTTTAGAACAAATGGGAATTTGCTGTGTAATAACAAAAGGCAGAGACTGGTGATTGTCAATGCATCGAATCGGGAGGTTGATCCTCAACCTGTTGTAGTAGTGACAACCAAAACCGAAGCACGTGGCGGTGATTATGTAGTAAAAGATGTTAGGATTGGGGAGAAAAATTATGTATCCACACCTGATAGTAATGGTGGTGGGGATTTCATTGATGGGAGTGGTGGGAATGGGAACGGGAATGGGAAATTTTCTGGTGGTGGTGGGGATAACAATGGAGGTGATAACGAAGAACAAGAATTTGGGCCGATATTGAAGTTTGAGGAGGTTATTCTGGAGGCTGAGGCCCAAAGAATTAGCCTTCCAGCTGATATGTTGGAGGCAGCCAAGACGGCGGGACTCCGGAAAGTCTTTCTTCTTAGATATTTGGACTTGCAG GGATCCACGGGGCTCCTCGGATTCCTAACAAGATCATCAGCTTGGCTTAGAAACAGGATGTTGGCTGATCCATCATTTCTCTTCAAAATCGGAACTGAG atAGTTATCGATTCATGCTGTGCAACATTTGCGGAAGTGAAAAAGAGGGGAAAAGACTTCTGGGCTGAATTTGAGCTTTATGCTGCGGATCTTCTAGTCGGGGTGGTCGTTAATGTTGCTTTAGTTGGTATGCTAGCACCGTATGCTCGAATTGGATCGCCATCGGTATCTCAAGGATATCTCGGTCATATGAAGAGAGCTTATGGGGCTCTTCCTAGCAG CGTGTTTGAAGCAGAACGGCCTGGATCAACATTTACAATAAATCAAAGAATTGCTACCTATTTTTATAAG GGAATTATGTATGGATTGGTTGGATTTGGATGTGGTATTATTGGCCAAGGAATTGCAAACTTGATTATGTCAGCCAAGAG GAGCATTAGAAAATCCGATGATGACATTCCAGTCCCCCCACTTTTGAAGAGTGCAGCACTTTGGG GTGTGTTTCTGGCAGTTTCTTCAAACACTCGTTATCAGATTATCAATGGGCTCGAGCGTATAGTCGAGGCATCTCCAATGGCAAAGCAGGTTCCACCTGTTGCATTGGCTTTTACGGTCGGCGTAAGATTCGCCAACAATGTGTATGGTGGCATGCAGTTTGTTGATTGGGCGAGGTGGTCTGGTGTGCAATGA
- the LOC140824460 gene encoding protein MIZU-KUSSEI 1-like, with translation MQQLLLLHITKILNFKNQKEKKNPLCSVSFFHFIKKTKQNRKIMTKIDNLRRFLLSCLNPSPTSPTPPPPYSAVKKRLSTSLRDDLDDKKPFANQETTEQERDPQEEGDSSSSDPTTPTPTSAAISHAPPRCSRTMVIGTIFGSRKGGHVRFCIQHSRLNTRPSLLLELSIPTTTLIQEMQCGLVRIALEFNAAESAESELNRCPLHSIPLWTLCCNGRKLGFAVRRKATQQNRLMLKTMKNITFGAGVIPCGYGSGSEGIMYMRANYECVVGSADSESFHLINLDDGPGQELSVFLLRTS, from the coding sequence ATGCAGCAACTCCTCCTCCTTCACATTACCAAAATTCTCAACTTTAAaaatcaaaaagaaaaaaaaaatcctctCTGCTCGGTTTCGTTCTTCCATTTCAtcaagaaaacaaaacaaaatcgAAAAATAATGACGAAAATCGACAACCTCCGTCGATTCCTTCTCTCATGCCTCAACCCATCTCCCACTTCCCCCACTCCACCACCTCCCTACTCCGCCGTTAAGAAACGCCTGAGCACCTCACTCCGGGACGACCTTGATGACAAGAAACCCTTCGCCAATCAAGAAACCACAGAACAAGAACGAGACCCCCAGGAAGAAGGTGATTCATCTTCCTCCGATCCTACCACCCCCACCCCCACCTCTGCAGCTATCTCCCATGCGCCGCCGCGTTGTTCCAGAACGATGGTTATTGGAACCATCTTCGGCAGCCGTAAAGGCGGGCACGTGCGGTTCTGCATACAACACAGCCGCCTCAATACTCGGCCCTCTCTCCTACTCGAGCTGTCGATCCCCACAACCACTCTTATCCAAGAAATGCAATGTGGGCTAGTGCGAATCGCTCTCGAGTTCAATGCCGCGGAATCAGCCGAATCTGAGCTGAATCGATGCCCCCTTCACTCAATCCCCCTGTGGACTCTCTGCTGCAACGGGCGAAAGCTCGGCTTTGCCGTCCGCCGCAAGGCCACACAGCAGAATAGGCTTATGCTGAAGACCATGAAGAATATCACATTCGGGGCGGGCGTAATCCCATGCGGGTATGGGTCGGGTTCAGAGGGAATCATGTACATGCGGGCTAACTATGAGTGTGTTGTTGGGAGTGCTGACTCTGAGTCTTTCCATTTGATCAACCTTGATGATGGCCCGGGTCAAGAACTCAGCGTTTTCTTGCTTAGGACGAGCTGA
- the LOC140817969 gene encoding protein NRT1/ PTR FAMILY 5.6-like yields the protein MHIEQIEKQESEAIDEEKWVFDVSVDHKGRVPLRASTGTWKASLFIIAIEFGERLSYFGIATSLIIYLTKVIHQDLKTAAKNVNYWSGLTTIMPLLGGFLADAYLGRFSTVLVSSIVYLLGLLLLTMSGTIPHLKPCDTGFCQKPRRIHEVFFFLAIYLISIGTGGHKPSLESFGADQFDDDHPEERKKKMSFFNWWNFGLCCGLLLGVTIIVYIQDHIGYATADIILAAVLTSCTVIFCMGRPFYRFQKPKGSPLTPMLQVLVAATAKRNLAYPSESDQLYEVPKSDMKQGRLVSHTNKLKFLDRAAIISNRQNLSDNEKNPWRLATVTKVEEMKLIVNMVPIWLTTLPFGICVAQAATFFIKQGATMNRTITQDFTIPPASIYAMTAIGMIFSVTIYDKILVPFLRKVTGNERGINILQRIGIGMIFSVATMVVAALVERKRLNIVEKNPLEGSVSMSVFWLAPQFIIIGIGDGFTLVGLQEYFYDQVPDSMRSLGIAFYLSVLGVANFLSSLLITIVDHVTEQDGKSWFGKDLNSSRLDYFYWLLAGITALNLCAYTFLASQYSYKNIRVTTLALANGREGSVVSV from the exons ATGCACATAGAGCAAATCGAGAAACAAGAATCAGAAGCAATAGATGAGGAAAAATGGGTATTCGATGTTTCTGTAGATCATAAAGGAAGGGTTCCTCTTCGAGCTTCCACCGGCACTTGGAAAGCCTCTCTTTTCATTATAG CAATCGAGTTCGGTGAGAGGCTCAGTTATTTTGGGATAGCTACAAGTTTGATCATATATCTCACTAAGGTGATCCATCAAGACTTAAAGACAGCAGCAAAGAATGTCAACTATTGGTCTGGTCTAACGACTATCATGCCTTTGCTTGGAGGGTTTTTAGCTGACGCGTATCTTGGTCGATTCTCCACGGTTCTAGTCTCATCAATTGTTTATCTCCTG GGCTTGCTACTTTTGACGATGTCTGGAACCATCCCGCATTTAAAGCCCTGTGATACGGGTTTTTGTCAAAAACCTCGCAGAATCCATGAAGTGTTCTTCTTCCTTGCCATTTACTTGATCTCAATAGGCACTGGAGGGCATAAGCCGTCACTTGAAAGCTTTGGGGCTGACCAATTCGATGATGATCATCCtgaagaaagaaagaagaaaatgtCCTTTTTCAATTGGTGGAATTTCGGGCTTTGCTGTGGTCTTCTACTTGGGGTGACCATTATAGTTTACATCCAAGATCACATTGGCTATGCCACAGCAGATATTATTCTTGCAGCAGTCTTAACTTCCTGCACGGTGATATTTTGTATGGGACGACCATTTTATCGTTTTCAAAAGCCAAAGGGGAGTCCCTTAACGCCAATGTTACAAGTACTTGTTGCAGCTACTGCCAAGAGAAATCTTGCATATCCATCGGAATCGGACCAACTATATGAGGTTCCTAAATCAGACATGAAACAGGGGAGGCTTGTTTCGCATACCAATAAGCTTAA GTTTCTCGACAGAGCGGCAATAATTAGTAACAGACAAAACTTGTCAGATAATGAAAAAAATCCGTGGAGATTAGCAACTGTAACCAAAGTGGAGGAGATGAAGCTTATAGTCAACATGGTGCCAATCTGGTTAACCACCCTGCCATTTGGTATTTGTGTAGCACAGGCTGCTACATTCTTCATCAAACAAGGAGCAACAATGAATCGTACAATCACTCAAGATTTCACAATCCCACCAGCCTCAATATATGCTATGACAGCCATTGGGATGATATTTTCTGTCACAATATACGATAAAATCCTTGTACCCTTCTTAAGAAAAGTAACAGGCAACGAGAGAGGAATCAACATTCTCCAAAGAATTGGTATAGGGATGATATTTTCAGTTGCGACTATGGTTGTAGCTGCCTTGGTGGAGAGGAAAAGACTAAACATTGTGGAGAAAAATCCACTTGAGGGTTCAGTTTCGATGAGCGTATTTTGGCTAGCACCACAATTTATTATAATCGGAATAGGAGATGGATTCACACTTGTGGGACTGCAAGAGTACTTTTATGATCAAGTTCCTGATTCAATGAGAAGCTTAGGCATAGCATTTTACCTCAGCGTGCTCGGTGTTGCAAACTTTCTCAGCAGTCTTTTGATAACTATAGTGGACCATGTTACAGAACAGGACGGAAAAAGTTGGTTCGGCAAAGATTTAAATAGCAGCCGGCTCGACTATTTCTACTGGTTGTTAGCAGGAATTACAGCATTGAATCTTTGTGCCTATACCTTCCTTGCTAGTCAATATTCTTACAAGAATATACGAGTAACAACATTAGCATTGGCCAATGGTCGTGAAGGTAGCGTTGTTTCTGTTTAG